In Roseisolibacter agri, a genomic segment contains:
- a CDS encoding PAS domain S-box protein, with product MSTTSPLDPAARIARAAAAHFFAHSSDLLCVVDADGVVRHANPTFAGATGWSPGSAHDRTFASCVHADDRATLATAWAGVVCGRAVDGLVLRVRGVDDSDRWIAWHLAAPDAMGLVHAIGRDVSEREAAVHALRESEARYRHVASSVPGVVYQFVYRADGSRGYTLVSEGARTLFGVAPEDALADPEAFLRLVHPDEQAQFRAIGLQAVARREEFRWEGRVLLDTGEERFAQIAARNSGQPDGSVVCDGLIMDVTELHRAQRRLEESEERFRSLFEQNPDAVYSFAHDLNFTSANPAAEALTGYTRDEILAGAASPIVVPEDRDAARAAFESALRGEAARVDLGIRHRSGRVVRVGVTNVPIVVGGSVVGMFGIAKDLTAHRALEDRLRQAQKMEAVGKLAGGVAHDFNNLLMVIQSFGGFLADDLAEGTTARADLDEVLRAAGRAQELTRQLLAFGRQQVLRPRRLDTNQKVANVAGMLRRLIGEDIALETDLAPAAWAVVADPGQLEQVLLNLAVNARDAMPNGGTLRLRTENHHVGPSETAPSPGQAHGRYVALVVEDDGVGIAADVLPRIFEPFFTTKPVGHGTGLGLATVYGIVEQSGGVVTVDSAPGRGSRFTVMLPAVDAPAPSPATREDAALPTGAETVLLVEDETKVRAALRRMLEQQGYVVHEASNGAEALRIVEAAAAGSETRFDLVLTDLVMPELGGHALGERLAARHPEIRVLYMSGYTDDEIVRRGLADPGASFLEKPFTASRLAHAVRRALEDGADGRRR from the coding sequence TTGTCCACCACCTCGCCGCTCGATCCCGCCGCCCGCATCGCGCGCGCGGCGGCCGCGCACTTCTTCGCGCACTCGAGCGACCTGCTGTGCGTCGTCGACGCGGACGGCGTCGTGCGACACGCGAACCCGACGTTCGCCGGCGCCACCGGCTGGTCGCCCGGGTCGGCGCACGACCGCACGTTCGCGTCCTGCGTGCACGCCGACGACCGCGCGACGCTCGCGACGGCGTGGGCCGGCGTCGTGTGCGGGCGCGCGGTGGACGGCCTCGTGCTGCGCGTCCGCGGCGTCGACGACTCCGATCGCTGGATCGCGTGGCACCTCGCGGCGCCCGACGCGATGGGGCTGGTGCACGCCATCGGCCGCGACGTGAGCGAGCGCGAGGCCGCCGTCCACGCGCTGCGCGAGAGCGAGGCGCGCTACCGGCACGTCGCGTCCAGCGTCCCCGGCGTCGTCTACCAGTTCGTCTACCGGGCCGACGGCAGCCGCGGCTACACGCTGGTGAGCGAGGGCGCGCGCACGCTGTTCGGCGTCGCGCCCGAGGACGCGCTCGCGGACCCGGAGGCGTTCCTGCGGCTCGTCCACCCGGACGAGCAGGCGCAGTTCCGCGCCATCGGCCTGCAGGCCGTCGCGCGGCGCGAGGAGTTCCGCTGGGAAGGGCGCGTCCTGCTGGACACGGGCGAGGAGCGCTTCGCCCAGATCGCGGCGCGCAACTCGGGGCAGCCGGACGGCTCCGTCGTCTGCGACGGGTTGATCATGGACGTCACGGAGCTGCACCGCGCGCAGCGGCGGCTCGAGGAGAGCGAGGAGCGCTTCCGCTCGCTGTTCGAGCAGAACCCGGACGCGGTCTACAGCTTCGCGCACGACCTGAACTTCACGAGCGCCAATCCGGCCGCCGAGGCGCTGACGGGCTACACGCGCGACGAGATCCTCGCCGGCGCGGCGAGCCCGATCGTGGTCCCCGAGGATCGCGACGCCGCGCGCGCCGCGTTCGAGAGCGCGCTGCGTGGCGAGGCGGCGCGCGTCGACCTGGGGATCCGCCACCGGTCGGGCCGCGTGGTGCGCGTGGGCGTCACGAACGTGCCGATCGTCGTCGGCGGCAGCGTCGTCGGCATGTTCGGCATCGCGAAGGACCTCACCGCGCACCGCGCGCTCGAGGATCGGCTGCGCCAGGCGCAGAAGATGGAGGCGGTCGGCAAGCTCGCGGGCGGCGTCGCGCACGACTTCAACAACCTGCTGATGGTGATCCAGAGCTTCGGCGGCTTCCTCGCCGACGACCTGGCGGAAGGCACCACGGCGCGCGCGGATCTCGACGAGGTGCTCCGCGCGGCGGGGCGCGCCCAGGAGCTCACGCGGCAGCTGCTCGCGTTCGGGCGGCAGCAGGTGCTGCGGCCGCGCCGGCTGGACACCAACCAGAAGGTGGCGAACGTCGCGGGCATGCTGCGCCGCCTCATCGGCGAGGACATCGCGCTCGAGACCGACCTCGCGCCCGCGGCATGGGCCGTCGTCGCCGACCCAGGGCAGCTGGAGCAGGTGCTGCTCAACCTCGCGGTCAACGCGCGCGACGCGATGCCGAACGGCGGCACGCTGCGCCTCCGCACCGAGAACCATCACGTCGGCCCGTCGGAGACCGCGCCGTCGCCCGGCCAGGCGCACGGCCGCTACGTCGCGCTGGTCGTCGAGGACGACGGCGTCGGCATCGCGGCCGACGTGCTGCCGCGCATCTTCGAGCCGTTCTTCACGACGAAGCCGGTCGGCCACGGCACGGGACTCGGCCTCGCCACGGTCTACGGCATCGTCGAGCAGTCGGGCGGCGTGGTCACGGTCGACAGCGCACCGGGCCGCGGCAGCCGCTTCACGGTGATGCTGCCGGCGGTCGACGCGCCGGCGCCGTCGCCCGCCACGCGCGAGGACGCCGCGCTCCCCACCGGCGCCGAGACGGTCCTTCTGGTCGAGGACGAGACGAAGGTGCGCGCCGCGCTGCGCCGCATGCTGGAGCAGCAGGGCTACGTCGTGCACGAGGCGTCCAACGGCGCCGAGGCGCTGCGGATCGTGGAGGCCGCGGCCGCCGGGAGCGAGACGCGGTTCGACCTCGTGCTCACCGACCTCGTCATGCCGGAGCTGGGCGGCCATGCCCTCGGCGAGCGGCTCGCGGCGCGCCATCCGGAGATCCGCGTGCTCTACATGTCGGGCTACACCGACGACGAGATCGTCCGGCGCGGGCTCGCCGATCCCGGCGCGAGCTTCCTGGAGAAGCCGTTCACCGCGAGCCGGCTCGCGCACGCCGTCCGCCGGGCGCTCGAGGACGGCGCGGACGGCCGGCGCCGCTAG
- a CDS encoding DUF5715 family protein: MRLPLAHGLPFRLALALAALTVGAAAARAQSLRGSPESVDRMYQEAQREALAFHETPDAVRTAVDAGALVRLTTGRDVTLRRVAFPYVTPATEAFVLALGRQHRAACGTPLMVTSAARPTTRQPRNSVAQSVHPTGMAIDLHKPRGRCLRWLRATLLELEDAGVLEATEEFRPPHFHVAVYPTAYTRYAAAQPPAASSPSSTVALQSLATVATAPRPQTRAKPSAKAAAKPRASTRSSTRVASAAPRATQRYRVRAGDTLWDIARARGLTVKQILAANGMSRAVIRPGQRIVLPSARARQLSSADAVGQ, from the coding sequence GTGCGCCTGCCGCTCGCACACGGCCTTCCGTTTCGTCTCGCCCTCGCGCTGGCCGCCCTGACGGTCGGTGCCGCGGCCGCGCGCGCGCAGTCGCTGCGCGGCTCGCCCGAGAGCGTGGACCGCATGTACCAGGAGGCGCAGCGCGAGGCGCTGGCCTTCCACGAGACGCCCGACGCCGTGCGCACCGCCGTCGACGCGGGCGCGCTCGTGCGCCTGACGACGGGGCGCGACGTGACGCTCCGCCGCGTCGCCTTCCCGTACGTCACCCCGGCCACCGAGGCGTTCGTGCTCGCGCTGGGCCGGCAGCACCGCGCGGCGTGCGGCACGCCGCTGATGGTCACGAGCGCGGCGCGGCCCACCACGCGCCAGCCGCGCAACAGCGTCGCGCAGAGCGTGCATCCCACCGGGATGGCGATCGACCTGCACAAGCCGCGCGGCCGCTGCCTGCGCTGGCTGCGCGCGACGCTGCTGGAGCTGGAGGACGCGGGCGTGCTGGAGGCGACCGAGGAGTTCCGCCCACCGCACTTCCACGTCGCGGTCTATCCCACGGCCTACACGCGCTACGCGGCCGCGCAGCCGCCGGCCGCGTCGTCGCCGTCGTCCACGGTGGCGCTGCAGTCGCTCGCGACGGTCGCCACGGCGCCGCGGCCGCAGACGCGCGCGAAGCCGAGCGCGAAGGCGGCCGCGAAGCCGCGCGCGAGCACGCGTTCCAGCACGCGCGTCGCGTCGGCCGCGCCGCGCGCCACGCAGCGCTACCGCGTCCGCGCGGGCGACACGCTGTGGGACATCGCGCGCGCCCGCGGCCTGACGGTGAAGCAGATCCTCGCCGCCAACGGCATGTCGCGCGCGGTCATCCGCCCGGGACAGCGGATCGTGCTGCCGAGCGCGCGCGCGCGGCAGCTGTCGAGCGCGGACGCCGTGGGCCAGTGA